From the genome of Geobacter sp. SVR, one region includes:
- a CDS encoding penicillin-binding transpeptidase domain-containing protein — translation MKITFPSRPSQARRFLPAVFRRNIVIAGSLALFIGSALAWGHIPSSTPSPNHAAPQPAFDYSAATGLGLFRQICTTTAIPTSSSSAYQLSDGNLAHLSLDRSLQTGVRAFLERKKVPYAVFVAIEPKTGRVLANVSYSAQDHGWEPRAAFTAYPMASLFKLITAAAAFESGAATAQTSLHFRGAPCSESPGLWGKPGRSRDASMPLSNAMAHSVNPAFGRLAGDKLGKPLLVNTAQRFGLGCDIYGSREIASGTLTSPDTIGELMRMAAGLDHGVRTSPFHAAMLLAAIANGGVMPVPSFVDAVADPAGTHLYSFRAAPLATVTSPAAAGELIRSMSETVITGTARRAFNDRSGHRFGSELKVAGKTGSICGTAPKGYYNWFAGLAPADNPKIAFAALVINNGRIRLRAPALGRAALDIFFSENLLQLAGTQQK, via the coding sequence ATGAAAATCACCTTCCCGTCACGTCCGTCTCAGGCACGCCGCTTCCTGCCGGCAGTCTTCCGCCGGAACATCGTCATTGCAGGCTCGCTTGCACTGTTTATCGGCAGCGCACTGGCCTGGGGACACATCCCCTCATCCACCCCGTCGCCCAATCATGCCGCGCCGCAGCCTGCATTCGACTATTCCGCTGCCACCGGTCTCGGTCTTTTCCGCCAGATCTGCACCACCACCGCCATACCCACCTCAAGCAGCAGCGCCTACCAGCTCAGCGACGGGAACCTGGCGCACCTTTCCCTGGACCGGAGCCTGCAAACCGGCGTGCGGGCCTTTCTGGAACGGAAGAAAGTTCCCTATGCGGTCTTTGTTGCCATAGAACCGAAGACCGGCCGCGTGCTGGCCAATGTCTCCTATTCGGCACAGGATCATGGCTGGGAACCGCGCGCCGCCTTCACTGCCTATCCCATGGCGTCGCTCTTCAAACTGATCACGGCTGCGGCAGCCTTCGAATCCGGTGCGGCAACGGCGCAGACATCACTGCATTTCCGCGGCGCCCCCTGTTCGGAAAGTCCCGGGCTCTGGGGCAAGCCGGGCAGGTCGCGGGATGCCAGCATGCCGCTCTCCAATGCCATGGCCCACTCCGTCAATCCCGCTTTCGGCCGGCTGGCCGGGGACAAGCTCGGCAAGCCGCTGTTAGTAAACACAGCCCAGCGCTTCGGCCTGGGGTGCGATATCTACGGCAGCCGGGAGATCGCCAGCGGCACGCTCACCTCTCCCGATACCATTGGTGAGCTGATGAGAATGGCTGCCGGCCTGGACCATGGCGTCAGGACCTCCCCCTTTCACGCCGCCATGCTGCTGGCCGCCATTGCAAACGGCGGCGTCATGCCGGTGCCCTCGTTCGTCGATGCCGTCGCCGATCCGGCCGGCACGCATCTGTACAGTTTCCGGGCCGCGCCGCTCGCCACCGTCACATCCCCTGCCGCAGCCGGTGAGCTGATCCGCTCCATGTCCGAAACCGTCATCACCGGCACGGCCCGCCGGGCCTTCAATGACCGGTCGGGGCACCGCTTCGGCAGCGAACTGAAGGTGGCCGGGAAAACCGGCTCCATCTGCGGAACCGCCCCGAAAGGCTATTATAACTGGTTTGCCGGACTCGCTCCGGCCGACAACCCGAAAATTGCCTTTGCGGCGCTGGTGATCAACAACGGCCGCATCCGGCTGCGCGCTCCCGCCCTCGGGCGTGCCGCACTGGATATATTTTTCTCCGAAAATCTGCTACAGTTGGCCGGCACGCAGCAAAAATAA
- a CDS encoding lipase maturation factor family protein, giving the protein MDADGYWVIRLLLQRGLGLIYLMAFLVALNQFRALCGDRGLLSARNFMRDVPFRSAPSLFYLWGGDAVYRACALAGILLALLALSGLSEAYGTLFSMLVWFLLWVLYLSFVNIGQTFYAFGWESLLLESGFLAIFLGPTDMAPHWVVIWLFRWLAFRVMFGAGLIKWRGDPCWHDLTCLDYHFESQPMPNPLSAFFHRLPPRVHKAGVLFNHAAELGAPVLFFAPQPLAGIGGAFSLLFLLSIIVSGNFAWLNWLTAILCLSTLDGALIAKMASLQPPPLHAAPPLFTALIWGLALVVALKSVQPVRNLFSKRQIMNTSFDPFHLVNTYGAFGSITRLRYEIVLEGTDEERVTERTHWKEYEFRGKPGNPLRMPPLIAPYHLRLDWLMWFEAMPSRGVSSWFIHLVIKLLEGDRQTLALLAGNPFPDHPPRFVRALYYRYTFAKKGWWQRRLVGIYLEPHAAGDKELRRIMEAYEW; this is encoded by the coding sequence ATGGACGCTGACGGCTACTGGGTCATCCGGCTGTTGCTCCAGCGGGGCCTGGGGCTGATCTACCTGATGGCCTTCCTGGTGGCCCTGAACCAGTTTCGGGCGCTGTGCGGAGACCGGGGACTGCTGTCGGCCCGGAACTTCATGCGCGATGTCCCCTTCCGTTCCGCCCCCAGCCTGTTCTACCTGTGGGGAGGCGATGCCGTCTATCGGGCCTGCGCCCTGGCGGGCATCCTTCTGGCACTCCTGGCGCTGAGCGGGCTGTCGGAGGCTTACGGCACCCTTTTCTCGATGCTGGTCTGGTTTCTGCTCTGGGTGCTGTACCTCTCCTTCGTCAATATCGGCCAGACCTTTTATGCCTTCGGGTGGGAATCGCTGCTGCTGGAGAGCGGTTTTCTGGCGATCTTCCTGGGTCCCACCGACATGGCGCCGCACTGGGTCGTGATCTGGCTTTTCCGCTGGCTGGCGTTCCGGGTGATGTTCGGCGCAGGGCTGATCAAGTGGCGCGGCGATCCCTGCTGGCACGACCTGACCTGCCTGGACTACCACTTCGAATCACAGCCGATGCCGAACCCGCTCAGCGCCTTTTTCCACCGGCTCCCCCCCAGGGTGCACAAAGCAGGGGTACTCTTCAATCATGCTGCCGAGTTGGGCGCTCCGGTGCTGTTCTTTGCGCCGCAGCCGCTGGCCGGGATTGGCGGTGCCTTCAGTCTGCTGTTCCTGCTGTCGATCATTGTCAGCGGCAATTTCGCCTGGCTGAACTGGCTCACCGCGATCCTCTGCCTCAGTACGCTGGATGGAGCGCTGATCGCCAAGATGGCATCGCTGCAGCCGCCGCCGCTTCATGCAGCGCCGCCGCTGTTCACGGCTCTGATCTGGGGGCTGGCGCTGGTGGTGGCGCTGAAGAGCGTGCAGCCGGTCCGAAACCTGTTCTCCAAACGGCAGATCATGAACACCTCCTTTGATCCGTTCCACCTGGTCAACACCTACGGAGCCTTTGGCAGCATCACGCGCCTGCGCTACGAAATCGTGCTCGAAGGGACCGATGAAGAACGGGTAACGGAGCGGACGCACTGGAAGGAGTATGAGTTCCGCGGCAAGCCGGGAAATCCGCTGCGCATGCCCCCGCTGATCGCCCCCTATCACCTGCGCCTGGACTGGCTGATGTGGTTCGAGGCCATGCCGTCGCGGGGGGTGTCGTCCTGGTTCATCCATCTGGTGATCAAACTGCTGGAAGGGGACCGCCAGACACTGGCGCTGCTGGCGGGCAACCCGTTCCCCGACCACCCGCCCCGCTTTGTCCGGGCGCTCTACTACCGTTATACCTTCGCTAAAAAGGGGTGGTGGCAACGAAGACTGGTCGGGATCTACCTGGAGCCGCATGCCGCCGGCGACAAGGAGCTCAGACGGATCATGGAAGCCTACGAGTGGTAA
- a CDS encoding polysaccharide deacetylase family protein — MSVRLLLVLLSLLVCTVSVQAAPPQSKNNPPAAASTGVDVPILLYHRIGPTVADGMTIKTSLFEEHLKYLRDNGYTVIPLRHLIDYYQKKGPAPAPKSVVIVEDDAHKSVYSDMFPLVKKYKVPVTVFVYPSAVSNAKYALTWDQIRELKKSGLFDFQSHTYWHPNFKKDRRKMSPAEFEKSVTMQLAKSKARIEKEVGGTVDMLAWPFGIYDDYLLKKAAEAGYVTTFTIEARNATASEKLNKLPRYLLINSDQGKAFTQILSGSAGKRNIVF; from the coding sequence ATGTCCGTACGTCTGCTGTTGGTTCTCCTCTCTCTCCTCGTCTGCACTGTTTCCGTCCAGGCCGCACCTCCCCAGTCTAAAAACAATCCCCCAGCCGCCGCCAGTACGGGTGTGGACGTGCCGATCCTGCTGTACCATCGCATTGGTCCCACCGTGGCCGACGGCATGACCATCAAGACCAGCCTGTTCGAAGAACACCTGAAGTATCTCAGGGACAACGGCTATACCGTGATCCCCCTGCGGCACCTGATCGACTACTACCAGAAAAAAGGACCTGCGCCGGCCCCGAAATCGGTTGTAATCGTCGAGGACGATGCTCACAAGTCGGTCTACAGCGACATGTTTCCGCTGGTCAAAAAATACAAGGTGCCGGTCACGGTATTCGTCTATCCTTCTGCCGTCTCCAATGCCAAGTACGCCCTGACCTGGGATCAGATCAGGGAACTGAAGAAAAGCGGGCTGTTCGACTTCCAGTCGCACACCTACTGGCATCCCAACTTCAAGAAGGACCGCAGAAAGATGAGCCCGGCGGAATTCGAGAAATCGGTCACCATGCAGCTTGCCAAATCAAAGGCCAGGATCGAGAAGGAGGTCGGCGGCACGGTGGACATGCTGGCTTGGCCGTTCGGCATCTACGACGATTACCTGCTGAAAAAGGCTGCCGAGGCCGGTTACGTCACCACCTTCACGATCGAGGCCCGCAATGCCACTGCTTCGGAAAAGCTCAACAAGCTGCCGCGCTACCTGCTGATCAACTCCGATCAGGGCAAGGCCTTTACCCAGATCCTGAGCGGTTCGGCCGGCAAGCGCAACATCGTCTTCTGA
- a CDS encoding L-lactate dehydrogenase yields MKIGIVGCGFVGSTAAYAMVMRGVGQSIVLVDADERRARAEAADIAHAVPFAHRVEVTAGEYPDLRGAAVVVIAAGVGQKPGETRPQLLERNARVFRDVVPAVLHSARDAVLLVATHPVDAMTHLAAFLAEPFDVPPSRIIGTGTTLDTALFRSLLSSALGIDPRHVHAYVLGEHGDSEVLGWSLVTVGGMPLDTFALRRGTPLVSGLTASIDRQVRRASYEIIAGKQASYYGIGSALAKIVDIIVNDRRSIQTVCTPLKSFDEIGRVTISLPHLLGRQGVLESFPPALDQVEQQALRESALVVRKTLDVLGL; encoded by the coding sequence ATGAAAATCGGGATTGTCGGGTGCGGATTTGTCGGGTCCACTGCAGCGTATGCGATGGTGATGCGGGGGGTGGGGCAATCGATCGTGCTGGTGGATGCCGATGAGCGACGCGCGCGGGCCGAGGCGGCCGACATAGCCCATGCCGTGCCATTTGCGCACCGGGTTGAAGTGACCGCCGGTGAATACCCCGATCTGAGAGGGGCTGCGGTGGTGGTGATAGCGGCGGGAGTGGGGCAGAAGCCGGGAGAGACGCGTCCGCAACTGCTGGAACGCAATGCGCGGGTATTCCGGGATGTGGTCCCTGCCGTACTGCACAGCGCCAGGGATGCGGTCCTGCTGGTGGCCACCCATCCGGTGGATGCCATGACCCACTTGGCGGCTTTCCTGGCGGAACCCTTCGACGTTCCCCCGTCGCGGATCATAGGCACCGGCACGACCCTCGACACTGCCCTGTTCCGCAGTCTGCTCAGTTCGGCCCTGGGCATCGATCCCCGGCACGTGCATGCCTATGTGCTGGGCGAGCACGGCGATTCCGAAGTGCTGGGCTGGTCCCTGGTAACGGTGGGTGGGATGCCGCTGGATACGTTCGCCCTGCGCCGCGGCACCCCCCTGGTCAGCGGACTGACCGCCTCGATCGACCGGCAGGTGCGGCGGGCCTCCTACGAAATCATCGCCGGCAAGCAGGCCAGCTATTACGGGATCGGCAGCGCCCTGGCCAAGATCGTCGATATCATCGTCAACGACCGCCGTTCGATCCAGACCGTCTGTACTCCCCTCAAATCCTTCGACGAGATCGGGCGGGTCACCATCTCGCTGCCGCACCTGCTGGGACGTCAAGGGGTGCTGGAAAGCTTCCCTCCGGCCCTTGACCAGGTGGAACAGCAGGCGCTGCGCGAAAGTGCACTGGTGGTACGCAAAACCCTTGATGTGCTGGGGCTGTAG
- a CDS encoding M23 family metallopeptidase: MKSIVPVMILVLVIVAAILGYVWGTSAPSIELKPSEGAVSVTTPLTLSFKASRGSLKQLAVTVLQGDRAVPVLLKSYATGTRESRESLNLARGGLNEGPFTLKIAIGGSLSGFSGRSTTRTYTMTLDNTPPSISVLTTAHNIIRGGSGLVVYTVNEETQRTGVVIADRFFPGYRQGGEMYACLFPFPYDLEPDRYVPRVIAVDKAGNERTAGINYHLIMKSFSTDRLNLSDSFLEKIAAEFKNKFPQALTPLEIFQKANGDLRRQNVASLYDFGRRTSPTPLWQGVFLRMPNAAPLGGFAQTRFYLYKGQQVDRQTHLGFDLASLVHAPVPAANSGTVVFAGDLGIYGQCVIIDHGLGLQTLYGHMSRMTVKAGDKVEKGEIIGNTGATGMAAGDHLHFGVTVSGQEVNPVEWWDASWIMNNITGKLEQTRGLEPKAK; encoded by the coding sequence ATGAAGTCAATAGTACCTGTCATGATTCTGGTCCTTGTGATCGTAGCCGCCATCCTGGGGTATGTCTGGGGCACGTCCGCCCCATCGATCGAACTGAAGCCGTCAGAAGGGGCGGTTTCCGTCACCACCCCCCTGACTCTGAGTTTCAAGGCGTCCCGGGGGAGCCTGAAACAGCTGGCCGTGACAGTTCTTCAGGGGGACAGGGCCGTGCCGGTGCTGCTGAAAAGCTATGCCACCGGGACCCGCGAGAGCAGGGAAAGCCTCAATCTGGCACGTGGCGGTCTCAACGAAGGCCCCTTTACCCTGAAAATCGCCATCGGCGGATCGTTGTCAGGTTTCAGCGGCAGGAGCACAACCCGCACCTACACCATGACCCTGGACAACACGCCCCCGTCGATCTCGGTCCTGACAACGGCACATAACATCATCCGCGGCGGCTCGGGCCTGGTGGTGTACACGGTGAACGAAGAAACCCAGCGAACCGGGGTGGTCATTGCCGACCGTTTTTTCCCCGGATACCGCCAGGGGGGGGAGATGTATGCCTGCCTGTTTCCCTTCCCCTACGACCTGGAGCCGGACCGCTATGTACCCCGCGTGATCGCGGTCGACAAGGCCGGCAACGAACGCACCGCCGGCATCAACTACCACCTGATCATGAAGTCGTTCTCCACTGACCGCCTCAACCTGAGCGACTCGTTCCTCGAAAAGATCGCGGCCGAGTTCAAGAACAAGTTCCCCCAGGCCCTGACTCCTCTGGAGATATTCCAGAAGGCCAATGGCGACCTGCGCCGGCAGAACGTGGCCTCGCTCTATGACTTTGGCCGGCGCACCTCCCCCACCCCCCTCTGGCAGGGAGTGTTCCTGCGCATGCCCAATGCCGCTCCGCTGGGGGGCTTTGCCCAGACACGCTTTTATCTCTACAAGGGACAGCAGGTGGATCGGCAGACCCATCTCGGGTTTGATCTGGCCTCGCTGGTGCATGCGCCGGTGCCGGCTGCCAACAGCGGCACGGTCGTGTTCGCCGGAGACCTGGGCATCTACGGCCAGTGCGTGATCATCGACCACGGTCTCGGCCTGCAGACCCTGTACGGCCACATGAGCCGCATGACGGTCAAGGCGGGGGACAAGGTGGAAAAAGGGGAGATCATCGGCAATACCGGGGCCACCGGCATGGCTGCCGGCGATCACCTGCATTTCGGCGTGACGGTTTCCGGACAGGAGGTCAATCCGGTCGAGTGGTGGGATGCTTCCTGGATCATGAACAACATTACCGGCAAGCTGGAGCAGACCAGGGGGCTTGAACCGAAGGCGAAATAA